A segment of the Siphonobacter curvatus genome:
TGGCTTAAACCAATCAGGGGTAAAGCAAGGAAAATTTTTTTCATATCCGTCGATAAAAAGGTTTACCAAAATTGGGAAGTATAGTCCACTAAAGGTATAAATATTTCGTTAAATACACATATCACGATATAAACGATAGCGATCACAAGAAAAACAATAGCGATAAGTTTGCGAAGAGTCGCGATCATTCTTTTTTAAACATTCCCCCTGTTTTCTGCTTACGTATTCAAAAACAGTAGGAATTCATGAACCAAACGGCAGCCGTTATCGGAGCGGGCATAGGCGGTATTGCCACCGCTATACGTTTAGCCGTGAAGGGCTATCCCGTTACCGTATTTGAGGCGAATACGTATCCCGGCGGCAAGTTGTCGGCTTTTGAAGAAAAAGGGTATCGCTTCGATGCGGGGCCTTCGCTGTTCACCATGCCTCAACTAGTCGAGGAACTTTTTATACTGGCAGGCGAAGATCCCAGGGAGCATTTTACCTACGAACGCCTGCCCGACATCTGTCATTACTTCTGGGATGATGGTACGTGGCTGACGGCTTCGGCGAATCCGGACCAGTTTGCTCAGGAAGTGGAACAAACCCTCGGCGAACCAGCGGCTCACGTTCGTAACTTCCTTCAACACAGTGCCTTTCAATACGACATTACCGAACAGCTTTTCCTGAAAGATTCCCTGCATAAAGCGTCCACTTGGCTCAGTCGGAAAGCCCTGCGAGGCTACCTGAATTTTCCACGACTGGGGGTTTTAGGTACCATGAATCAGGCGAACGAACAACGTTTCCAGCAGACGAAAGTCGTACAACTCTTCAACCGTTACGCAACGTATAACGGCTCCGATCCGTATCAGACGCCCGCGTTGCTCAACATGATTCCGCATCTGGAGTACAACATCGGAGCGTATTTTCCGAAAAAAGGGATGGTCAGTATCACCGAAAGTCTGATCGCTCTGGCCGAGCGAAAAGGGGTTCAGTTTCGGTACCAGTCCAAAGTGGAACGCATTCAGGTACGCGATGGCAAAGCTGTCGGTGTGGTAGTGCAGGGTCAGGAAATTCCCTGTAGTATAGTTGTCTCAAACATGGACATTACGCCCACGTACCGAAAATTGCTTCCCACCGAGAAAGCCCCGGAGCGTACGTTACAACAACCCCGTTCGGGTTCAGGTCTGATTTTCTACTGGGGCGTACGGCGGGAATTTGCGGAACTGGGCGTACACAATATTTTCTTTTCGAACGATTACAAGGCCGAGTTCGAACACCAGTTTCAGTATAAAACTATTTACTACGACCCCACGGTATACCTGCACATCAGTTCCAAAATCAAGAAGGACGATGCCCCCGCAGGCGGTGAAAACTGGTTTGTACTCATTAACGCTCCCGCCAACGAGGGGCAAGATTGGGACACCATCATTGCCCAAACCCGGCAAGCTATCCTGGCAAAAGTCAGCCGGAGCCTAGGCGTGGACATAGAACCATTCATTGAGAGTGAATCGATATTAGACCCCCGAAGTATTGAACTTCGTACCTCTTCCTATCAGGGAGCCCTCTACGGAACTTCGTCTAATAATCGGTTTGCGGCCTTTTTACGGCATCCCAATTTTTCGTCCCGCATCAAAAATCTGTATTTCGTGGGCGGTAGTGTACACCCAGGCGGCGGAATTCCGTTGTGTTTATTTTCAGCCCGTATTGTCGCCGGAATGGTTCCCGAAACCAGTAGCTAGAAAGTACTGGGGCTTATTCAACAATTATTGAACAAAATCATTTGTATAACGTTACAGAACCAAAAGCTTTTCCCAAGGAGAATTTCTTATTAACGAAAGGCTTTTACTTCTTAACCAATGCTTTGGCTTCATTGAATCATCAAACTACCAACCCATGCAACCTTATCCTTAGCCCGTCGTTCAAAGCCGCTGAAGCTTGCTTTGGAGCTCGCGACAAATGTGTGTTTTTTCAAGCTATACCTTTTTGGCGGAAATTTTAAGGAAATTTGAGAATATTTTCCTTCTCAGTCTTTTGCATCCCCTACCTTTGCCCAATTATTCGAGCAGTTTTCAGATATGGACCAATATTCATATATCGCCAATGCGGACGTGGATTACATTTCCGACTTGTACGATAAATACCAACAGGACCCTTCCAGCGTCGATACGAGCTGGCAAAACTTCTTTAAAGGCTACGATTTTTCCGTCATTTACGGTGAAAAAGGAGCCACCAATGGCGTTTCTTCTAACGGAACTTCTAATGGTCAGGCTAAACCAGCCGATGCGGGCCTTATCGCCAAAGAAGGCTCTGTACTGAGTTTGATTAAAGCGTACCGTTCCCGCGGTCACTTGCTGGCGAAAACGAATCCGCTGGGTTACGATCGTAACGTAGAGGCCCGCCTGACGTTGGAAGATTACAAACTTTCCGAGAAAGATCTGGATACGGTTTTCGAAGCCGGTCATTTCTTGCTGGGTCGTTCGGCTACGCTACGCGAAATCATGGCCGCTCTGGAGAAAATCTACGCGGGCAATATTGGTTTCGAGTACATGTACGTACGGAACATGGAAGAAAAAGAGTGGCTGCGGAATCAGATTGAGAAAGCCGCTCTGGTATTCGATCCGACGAAAGAAGAAAAAGAACGCATTCTAAAGAAGCTCAACGAAGCCGTTACGTTCGAGCAATTCCTGCACACTAAATTCCTGGGTCAGAAACGCTTCTCGCTCGAAGGTGGCGAAGCAACAATTTCTTCTTTGGATACGATCATCAATACGTCCGCCGATATGGGCGTGAAGGAAGTGATGATCGGGATGGCTCACCGGGGCCGTCTGAACGTGCTGGTAAACATCATGCACAAATCCTACGATGAAATCATCAGCGGTTTCGTAGGACAGGTACCTGAACTGGAAGACAACCTCCCCAACGATATTAACTTTGGTGGAGACGTAAAATATCACCTAGGTTATTCAAGCACCCACGTAACGCCCAAAGGAACGGAAGTAAGTCTGAAACTGGCTCCGAACCCTTCGCACCTGGAAACGGTAAACCCCGTGGTGGAAGGTTTTGTACGCAGCCGGGCCGATGGAATTTTCGAAGGCGATTACGACAAGGTTATGCCCATCTTGATTCACGGCGATGCCGCCGTAGCGGGTCAGGGTATTGTGTATGAAGTGACGCAAATGGCGAAACTTCCTGCCTATAAAACGGGGGGTACCATTCACTTCGTCATCAACAACCAGATTGGTTTTACGACGGATGCGGCGGAAGGCCGTTCGGCGATTTACTGTACGGACATTGCCAAAATCATCGACGCTCCCGTATTCCACGTGAACGGGGACGATCCGGAAGCCGTAATGTTTGTATCGAAAATGGCCGTTGAATACCGTCAGGAATTCAATCAGGACGTATTCATCAATATGCTTTGCTACCGTCGCTGGGGGCACAACGAGTCGGATGAACCGGCGTTCACCCAACCGACGATGTACTCGCAGATCAAGCTGCACAAGAACGTACTCGAACTCTATAACGAGCAACTGGTCAGCCGTGGTAAAGTAGATGCCAAGCTGGCCAAGGGCATGGAAGCTGAATTCAAGCAATTCCTACAGGATCGTCTGGATGGCGTGAAGCAGGCCGAAGCTCCGGTATTCCACCCGCTCAAACTCGACGAAGACTGGAAAGCCCTGCGGTACGGGTCAGCGGAGGATTTCGAGCAATCACCCGACACGAGCGTTTCCCGCGAGAATCTGGATAAAATTTTCAAAGCCCTGACGACGTTGCCTGAAGGTTTTAAACCGCTCAAGCAGATCGATAAACTGATTTCTGACCGGAAGAAATTACTGGAAGAAAACGGTCAGGTGAACTGGGCGACGGCCGAGCTGATGGCCTACGGTTCCTTGCTAATGGAAGGCAAAACGGTACGGATGACGGGTCAGGACGTACAACGGGGCACCTTTAGCCACCGTCACGCAGTTCTGCACGACGCCGAGAATAACAAGACCTATACGCAGATCGACCACATTGAAGAAGGTCAGGAGCAGATGCAAATCTTCAACTCCCTCCTTTCGGAATACGGTGTACTCGGCTTTGAGTTTGGTTACTCAATGGCCAACGCTCACGCCCTGGTGATCTGGGAAGCTCAGTTTGGTGACTTCGCCAACGGTGCTCAAATCATTATTGACCAGTTTGTCAGCTCCTGCGAATCGAAATGGGGTCTGCAAAACGGTCTGGTGATGTTACTGCCCCACGGCTACGAAGGTCAGGGTCCGGAGCACTCGAATGCCCGCCCCGAACGCTTCCTGCAGTTATGCGGTGACTATAACATGGTGGTAGCCAACGTGACGACACCAGCTAACATTTTCCACCTCATGCGGCGTCAGCTGACCTGGGATTTCCGGAAACCGCTGGTCATCATGTCTCCCAAATCCATGCTGCGTCATCCGCTTAACGTATCCCCGCTTGAAGATTTGACGAAAGGTGGCTTCCGGGAAGTGATTGGCGATTCGTACGTGAATCCGAAAGAGGTCAAGAAAGTCCTGTTGTGTACGGGTAAAGTATATTACGACTTACTCGACAAACAGCAGAAAGATCAGCGGAAAGACGTAGCGATTGTTCGGGTTGAACAGTTGCATCCGCTACCCCTGAAACAGATTCAACAGGAACTGGGTAAATACGCCAAAGCGAAAGTGTACTGGGTACAGGAAGAACCCAAAAACATGGGCTACTGGTCGTTTATCTTACGTGAATTTGGTTGTGGCGTTGGTATGGAAGTAATTTCGCGTAAAACGTCCGCTTCACCGGCCACTGGGTTCCTCAAAACACATAGTGAAGAACAGGCAGCCCTCATTCAGGAAGCCTTTGCTTAACCAATAAAAAGCCGAATTCAGGTGGCGTTTAGCCTGAATTCGGCCATTTGATTATAAAACCGAACGAATCCTCCCTCCTGGGAAGTACCCAATCATGGCAATCATCGAAATGAAAGTCCCCGTCGTGGGGGAATCCGTCACCGAGGTTACCATCGCCACCTGGAATAAAAAAGATGGCGATACGGTAAAGATGGATGAGGTATTATGCGAGTTAGAGTCTGACAAGGCTACTTTCGAGCTACCCGCTGAAGCGGCGGGTGTGCTGCGTATCCTGGCGAAAGAAGGTGATACGCTCGCCATCGGAGCACCCATCTGCTCGATCTCAACGGACGGTGCAGCTCCCGAAGCTCCTCAAGAAGAAGCTCCGGCGGCGACCCCCAGCAACGGTCAGGCTCCCGAAGCCGCTCCGGCTCCTGCCCCTGAAGCAAAGGCGGAAGAGACCAAAACCATTGAAGTGAAAATTCCGGTAATGGGCGAATCGGTTACCGAGGCTACCATTGCCAACTGGAATAAAAAAGAAGGCGATTTCGTGAAAATGGACGAAATCCTCTGTGAACTGGAATCTGATAAAGCTACGTTCGAACTGCCCGCGGAAGCGGCTGGTACGCTGCACATTATCGCCGAACCCGGCTCTACGCTTGAAATCGGTGCAGTGGTAGCTACCATTACAGTAGGTGCAGGTGCTCCCGCGGCGGCTCCTTCGGCTCCAGCAGCAGCTCCGGCTTCAGGTGGCTCTTCGGCCCCGGTAGCGGATAAAGCCAGTGGCGTAACGCCCGTAGCGGCGGCTATTCTGGCGGACAAAGGCATCAATCCGAAAGACATTCAGGGTTCCGGCGAAGGTGGAAAAATCACCAAAGCGGATGCTCTGAAAGCTACTTCAGCCCCGGCTCCTGCGGCGAAAGCCGAAGCTCCCAAGGCCGCTCCGGCTCCCCAGCCTGCGGCGGCCCCTGCCACTACGAGTGGACGGGCGGAACGTCGTCAACGCATGACTTCGCTGCGGAAAACCATCGCTCGCCGACTGGTAGCCGTGAAGAACGAAACAGCCATGCTGACTACGTTCAACGAAGTGGACATGCAGCCGATCATGGAACTGCGTTCGAAGTTCAAGGACAAATTCAAAGAAAAACACGGCGTTGGTTTGGGCTTCATGTCCTTCTTTGCGAAAGCCGTTTGCGTAGCCCTGAAAGAATTCCAGGCCGTAAACGCTTCCATCGATGGCGATGAAATCGTTTACCATGACTACGTGGATATTTCCGTAGCCGTATCAACCGAGCGTGGTCTGGTGGTTCCGATTCTGCGTAACGCGGATCAACTTAGCTTCGCTGGTATCGAAAAAGGCATTATTGAGCTGGCGGTAAAAGCCCGTGACAATAAGCTGACGATCGAAGATATGTCAGGCGGTACGTTTACGATCACCAACGGTGGTGTATTCGGTTCCATGATGTCTACGCCGATCATCAACGCTCCGCAGGTAGCGATTCTCGGGATGCACAACATCATTGAGCGTCCGGTAGTGGTGAACAAAGAAATCGTAATTCGTCCGATGATGTACATCGCCCTGAGCTACGATCACCGCATCATCGACGGTAAAGAATCCGTAAGCTTCCTAGTACGCGTGAAACAACTGCTGGAAGATCCCGCTCGTCTGTTACTCGACGTTTAGGACGCTATGCTACTTAGTACTCAATCCCCGCTTTCAGCTTACCTGAGGCGGGGATTTCAGTTTTGGGTTTAGCGTTTGGGGTTTATAGTTATCTCTACAGTAACTGTATTACCTGAAGTAGTCTATAGACACCTGGTTTTCTACGACCAAATCCTAACTCAAAACCGTAAACCCTAAACTCAAAACCCTTCCCATGCTTACCCGTTTTGGCCTGCTGGCCTTTTGCCTGGCTTTTTTGCTGGGCTGTACTCCTAAAACGTACCTTCGCGTACCCAAACAGGGGCTTTCCGAGTACCTGAAACCCGAAGCCGGCAAACCTACGCTCATCAGTGCTCACCGGGGCGGTGGCGACTACGCGGGTTACCCCGAAAACTGCCTTGAATCGTTTGCGTATCTGGCGAAACAGGCAGCCATGATTATCGAATGTGACATTGGATTGACGCAGGACAGCGTACTCGTGATGCTGCACGACGACGCACTGGATCGTACGACGACCGGAAAAGGAAAACTTAACGCAGTTTCGTACGCCTATACCCAAAGTCTACATCTGAAAGATAACGCCGGTACTACGACCAAATTCCGGATGCCTACGCTGGAGCAGGTATTGAACTGGGGGAAAGGCAAAGTGATTTATACGCTGGACGTGAAACGCACGGTACCTTTTGAAAAAGTGGTAGACCTGATTCACCGCACCCATACGGAAGACAACTGCGTCGTCATTACGTATAATGCCCAGGATGCCGCAAAAGTCTACAGATTAGATCCCAGTCTGATGATTTCCGTAACCATCCGGAACGAAGCCGAATACAATCGTCACCACGATCTGGGGATTCCTGACAATCGGATGGTAGCCTTCGTGGGAACCCGAGAGCCGTCTGCCGAGCATTACGCTTTTCTGCACAAAAAAGGTATTTCCTGCATTTTAGGAACGCTGGGTAACCTCGATAAAATGGCCCAGGCCAAAGGCGATCAGGTATACGTCAATTTTGCCAAAAACGGAGCGGATATTATGTCCACCGACCGTCCCCTGGAAATGGCGAAGGCTTTACAAAAGAAATAGTAGACTGAAAATCAGCTTCTCAAAATAGCCCGCCGCGTGCGGGCTATTTTATTTAGGGCTATTTCATTGGTATGGCTTTTTCAGGATAGCTGCCCTAAAAAACCAACCTATGGAAAAGGAACTGCTGGAAGAAAAAACCCAAACGCACGGATCGGAATACGATGTAGCCGATGACGTAGCGGGTATTAAGGTAGTGTTTGTCAACGTGTACATGATTGGCAAACCGGGGGAAGGCAACCCCTGGGTACTGGTCGATGCCGCGATTCCAAACTCAGCCAGTCGTCTCATCAAAGAGGCGGAAACGCGTTTTGGTAAAGACAATCCGCCGCAGGCTATTGTGCTTACCCACGGTCACTTCGATCATACCGGAGCACTGGAAGACTTGTTAAAAACTTGGGGAAATATCCCGGTGTATGCTCATCCGCTGGAAATGCCATTCCTGACGGGAAAATCACATTACCCACCACCAGATCCAACGGCGGGTAATGGTGCGATGGCAGCCCTCTCGTTTTTATTTCCAACGCGTCCGCTCGACATTTCAGGTCGGGTGCAGCCTATCCCGCACGATGGTTTTATCGAGGAACTGCCTGACTGGCGGTTCATCCATACGCCCGGTCACGCTCCCGGACACGTATCGTTATTCCGGGATAAAGATAAAGTTCTGATTGCCGGAGATGCTTTTGTAACCACCAATCAGAATTCAGTATTCTCCGTAGCTACCCAGAAGCTGGAACTACACGGACCACCGAGCTACTTTACCTGCGATTGGCGGGCAGCGAAGAAGTCCGTCCGCCGACTAGCTCAGCTTAAACCCAGTGCCGTAGGTACGGGTCACGGCAAAGCCCTGCGGGGTAAAGAGTGGCGGTCGCAGTTACAGGAGCTTTCCGACGAATTTGATACCCGAGCTCTACCTGGCTCCAGTCGCTATATCAATCACCCGGCTCATACGGATGAAAATGGTATTGTGTCTATGCCAACACCGATCTCGTACTGGGTAGCCAAAGGTCTGGCCATCGGGGCGGTAGCGGGCCTAAGCTTATTGGCCTGGAATCGCTTACGAAAATAGCTTGATCTAACATCAAAAAGCCCGACGAATGTTCTTCGTCGGGCTTTTTGATTTCCTGAGAAAACGAATCTCGAACTTCGTTTCCAGACTTTATTCCATCAATCGCTTGATCTCATTTAGCTTCAACAGGGCTTCAATCGGCGTCAGCGTGTTGACGTCGATCCGCGACAGCAGCTCTTCCACTTTTTCAAAACGCGGATCTTTTTCTGCCCCGAATAAACTCATCTGAAAGGCTGGCGTGGCTTTGGGTACTTCCCGCATGCGTTCGGTATGGTTTTCCTTGATGTGATCCTGTTCAAGGTGAGCCAGAATTTCGTTCGCCCGATTAACTACGGCTCCCGGCATACCTGCCATCTGGGCTACGTGGATACCAAAACTATGCTCTGACCCACCGGGTTTCAGCTTCCGCAGGAAAATCACCTTGTTCCCCGATTCCTTCACGGAAACGTTGAAGTTTTTGATTCGGGGGAAATCCTCCGCCAATTGGTTGAGTTCGTGGTAGTGCGTAGCGAAAAGCGTTTTCGGGCGTGCATTCGGCAGGCTATGCAGATACTCGGTAATTCCCCAGGCAATACTTACGCCGTCGTAGGTACTTGTACCCCGTCCAATCTCATCCATCAGGACCAGACTACGGTCGCTGAGGTTATTGAGAATACTCGCCGTTTCGGTCATTTCCACCATGAATGTGCTCTCCCCGCGGCTCAAATTATCGGAAGCCCCTACCCGCGTGAAGACCTTATCGACCAATCCAATATCGGCGGCAGTGGCCGGAACGAAACTACCGATTTGAGCCATCAGCACGATCAGGGCCGTTTGTCGTAGTAAAGCCGATTTCCCCGCCATGTTGGGACCCGTAATCATGATGATTTGCTGCTCTTCGTCGTCCAGCGTTAAATCGTTCGGTACGTAGCTTTCGCCCATGGGTAACTGCTGTTCGATCACCGGGTGTCGACCCGCTGTAATCCGAATCGCTTTGCCCTCGTTTACTTCCGGTTTGGCGTACTTATTCTTTTGAGCAATTTTCGCGAAACTTAGTAAAGCATCCAGCACCGCCAGTACTCGGGCATTTTGCTGAATGGGACTTACGTACTCACTGGCTGTTTGGATCAGTTCGTTGAAGATGCGTTGTTCAATGACGAAGATTTTATCCTCGGCATTCAAAATCTGATCCTCGTATTCTTTCAGTTCAGGCGTAATATAGCGTTCCGCATTGACGAGCGTTTGCTTACGAATCCACTCGGCAGGTACGCGATTCTTGTGAGCATTCGTCACTTCCAGATAATACCCAAACACTTTATTATACGCGATTTTCAGCGAGGTGATGCCCGTATTCGTGATCTCCCGGTTCTGAATATTCACCAGAAAATCCTTTCCTGCATAGGCAATCTGATGCAACTGATCCAACTCGTTATCCACGCCCGATTTGATCATGTTACCCAGGTTGGTCACCAGCGGCGGATCTTCGCGTAATTCCGTTTCAATCTTTTCGAGCAACGATTCGCAGGTATTTAGTTGTTCGGCGTACTTCCGCAGTAAGGGCTGGGTGGCACTGTGCTGCAGCAGAAAATTCCGAATCGGTCCGACGTGCGACAAGGCCCGTTTAAGAGCCAGCATTTCCCGGGGATTGATCCGGCGAACGGCTACTTTGGAAATCAAACGCTCCAGATCGCCGATTTGCCGAAGGTGCGTATCCAGCGTTTCAGCCAGTTCGGTATCCTGCAACAGTAGATCGACCGTATTGAGTCGCTCATGAATGGGTTTTAGTTCCTTCAGCGGTAGTACCAGCCACTTCCGCAGCATGCGGGCTCCCATTGGCGTCAGCGTCTGATCGAGAATCTGAATAAGCGGTACACCGTTCTCCTGCTGAGCCGTTACCAGTTCCAGGTTGCGAATCGTGAAACGATCCAGCCAGACGTACTTATCTTCTTCCAGACGTGTCAATCGGGTAATATGCCCGACATCGCGGTGCTCAGTTTCGGCTAGGTAGTGCAAAATAACCCCCGCTGCAACGATCCCCTCGGTGAGGTTTTCCACCCCAAAGCCTTTGAGCGTCGTAGTATTAAAATGAGCCGTCAGTAAGGGATACGCAAAATCGTGCGTAAAAGCCCAGTCTTCCAGTTGATACGTATTGAATTGCTCTCCGAAAAAGCCCTGAAACTCCGAGCGATTTTTCTTACAAAAGAGTATTTCCGCCGGACTAAAACTTTGCAGTAATTTTTCGACATAAGCCGCATTGCCCTGCGTAGTCAGAAATTCACCCGTCGAAACGTCCAGAAAGGAAATGCCGATTACGTCTTTTTGAAAATGCACGGCTGCCAGGTAATTGTTCCGCCGAACGTCGAGTACGTTGTCGTTAAAAGAAACACCCGGTGTCACCAGCTCCGTAACGCCCCGCCGTACGATGCCTTTGGCCGTAGCCGGATCTTCAAGCTGGTCGCAGATGGCGACGCGTTCGCCCGCCCGTACCAGCTTGGGCAGGTAATTATCCAGTGAGTGATGGGGAAAACCGGCCAGGGGCGTTTCGCCCGAGGTACCGTTGTTTCGTTTGGTGAGCGTAATTCCCAGAATCTTACTGGCCCTTACGGCATCTTCCCCAAACGTTTCGTAAAAATCGCCCACCCGGAACAAGAGAATAGCTCCCGGGTATTGCGTTTTGATTTGATTATACTGCCGATTCAGAGGGGTTTCCTTCTCCTGCTTCCCTGCACCTTCCTTGGATGGACGAGCCATAGTCACTTCAGTCGTTGGGTCAGTGAAAAGCTCCGTAAACGAGCCTTTTTCCTGACCAAATAAACAATGGATAGAAGACAAAGATACGGCCGGAAGAGGTCGCTTGACAAGGCCAACGGGCAGACCTGCTGAAATAATCCTCCCTGTGAATCAGGTCACACCTTAAAGGGTCGTCTGATTTTTTTAGGATAAATCGGAACTTGTTCGCCGAGAAAATTGTAATTTTGCAACCAAGTTGCAGAAAGCTATGAAATCGATCGTATATGCATCCACTTCCGTACTCACGGTGATTGCTCACTGGCTTTGCTGCCTGTTGCCTTTGCTGGCAGCAGTACTGGGCCTGAGCGGTTCTTCGTCGGTACTGAGTTGGGTATTGGATTACCGCTGGTACTTAGTTGGTTTTCAGGTACTCTTAATGAGTTGGTCTTTTTATCATTTATACGTACAGCATCAGCCTAGTCCGCGTTTACGTTACGAACGGGCGATTTTCTGGTTCTTATTAGTGTTCTCGGTAGTGGCCTGGAGCATTCCGCACGAATGGCTGATGTCCAATGATCAGAAAATGGCTACGGCTCAGGTACAGCGGGTATTTAATGCTCGTAAAGTAACACTGGCCTTGTCGGACGATACAACGCCACAAATGCTGGAAAAAAGCCTGGAAAATGTGGATGGTGTTTTGCAGTTGAAGTCCGTACAGGCAGGGATAGTTTCCGTACGCTACGATTTTCGAAAAATCAATAAAGACCAGTTGCTTCAGGACCTTCGTAATCAGGGTCTAGAACTGACGGAAGTCAGCTATCAGTAACGAATGGTTTTCTCCTGCTTTTGTCCTAACATTGCGAAGCTAATTAATCCCTGCTATGATCAAACGTTTTCTCCCTCTGTCGGCTCTCTTCGTCGGTTTACTGTTATTTTCCTGTCAGGAAAAGGAAAATCCCCAGCTGAAAGAAGCGGCGGCCATTCATAACGAAGCTCATGAAATCATGGAAAGTATTGAGCCCGAAGTAGAATCATTGGATAGCTTACAATCCGCTCTGGCCAATAAACAGATCGCCGCGAAAGACACGGCAGCATTTGCTTCGGCTGTAGCTGCTCTGGATAAAGTGAAAACGGACTTCAAAGCCTGGGAAGAAAACTTGGTGACGGTTCCGGGCATGGAACATAAGCACGA
Coding sequences within it:
- the crtD gene encoding 1-hydroxycarotenoid 3,4-desaturase CrtD, which produces MNQTAAVIGAGIGGIATAIRLAVKGYPVTVFEANTYPGGKLSAFEEKGYRFDAGPSLFTMPQLVEELFILAGEDPREHFTYERLPDICHYFWDDGTWLTASANPDQFAQEVEQTLGEPAAHVRNFLQHSAFQYDITEQLFLKDSLHKASTWLSRKALRGYLNFPRLGVLGTMNQANEQRFQQTKVVQLFNRYATYNGSDPYQTPALLNMIPHLEYNIGAYFPKKGMVSITESLIALAERKGVQFRYQSKVERIQVRDGKAVGVVVQGQEIPCSIVVSNMDITPTYRKLLPTEKAPERTLQQPRSGSGLIFYWGVRREFAELGVHNIFFSNDYKAEFEHQFQYKTIYYDPTVYLHISSKIKKDDAPAGGENWFVLINAPANEGQDWDTIIAQTRQAILAKVSRSLGVDIEPFIESESILDPRSIELRTSSYQGALYGTSSNNRFAAFLRHPNFSSRIKNLYFVGGSVHPGGGIPLCLFSARIVAGMVPETSS
- a CDS encoding 2-oxoglutarate dehydrogenase E1 component, whose product is MDQYSYIANADVDYISDLYDKYQQDPSSVDTSWQNFFKGYDFSVIYGEKGATNGVSSNGTSNGQAKPADAGLIAKEGSVLSLIKAYRSRGHLLAKTNPLGYDRNVEARLTLEDYKLSEKDLDTVFEAGHFLLGRSATLREIMAALEKIYAGNIGFEYMYVRNMEEKEWLRNQIEKAALVFDPTKEEKERILKKLNEAVTFEQFLHTKFLGQKRFSLEGGEATISSLDTIINTSADMGVKEVMIGMAHRGRLNVLVNIMHKSYDEIISGFVGQVPELEDNLPNDINFGGDVKYHLGYSSTHVTPKGTEVSLKLAPNPSHLETVNPVVEGFVRSRADGIFEGDYDKVMPILIHGDAAVAGQGIVYEVTQMAKLPAYKTGGTIHFVINNQIGFTTDAAEGRSAIYCTDIAKIIDAPVFHVNGDDPEAVMFVSKMAVEYRQEFNQDVFINMLCYRRWGHNESDEPAFTQPTMYSQIKLHKNVLELYNEQLVSRGKVDAKLAKGMEAEFKQFLQDRLDGVKQAEAPVFHPLKLDEDWKALRYGSAEDFEQSPDTSVSRENLDKIFKALTTLPEGFKPLKQIDKLISDRKKLLEENGQVNWATAELMAYGSLLMEGKTVRMTGQDVQRGTFSHRHAVLHDAENNKTYTQIDHIEEGQEQMQIFNSLLSEYGVLGFEFGYSMANAHALVIWEAQFGDFANGAQIIIDQFVSSCESKWGLQNGLVMLLPHGYEGQGPEHSNARPERFLQLCGDYNMVVANVTTPANIFHLMRRQLTWDFRKPLVIMSPKSMLRHPLNVSPLEDLTKGGFREVIGDSYVNPKEVKKVLLCTGKVYYDLLDKQQKDQRKDVAIVRVEQLHPLPLKQIQQELGKYAKAKVYWVQEEPKNMGYWSFILREFGCGVGMEVISRKTSASPATGFLKTHSEEQAALIQEAFA
- the odhB gene encoding 2-oxoglutarate dehydrogenase complex dihydrolipoyllysine-residue succinyltransferase; its protein translation is MAIIEMKVPVVGESVTEVTIATWNKKDGDTVKMDEVLCELESDKATFELPAEAAGVLRILAKEGDTLAIGAPICSISTDGAAPEAPQEEAPAATPSNGQAPEAAPAPAPEAKAEETKTIEVKIPVMGESVTEATIANWNKKEGDFVKMDEILCELESDKATFELPAEAAGTLHIIAEPGSTLEIGAVVATITVGAGAPAAAPSAPAAAPASGGSSAPVADKASGVTPVAAAILADKGINPKDIQGSGEGGKITKADALKATSAPAPAAKAEAPKAAPAPQPAAAPATTSGRAERRQRMTSLRKTIARRLVAVKNETAMLTTFNEVDMQPIMELRSKFKDKFKEKHGVGLGFMSFFAKAVCVALKEFQAVNASIDGDEIVYHDYVDISVAVSTERGLVVPILRNADQLSFAGIEKGIIELAVKARDNKLTIEDMSGGTFTITNGGVFGSMMSTPIINAPQVAILGMHNIIERPVVVNKEIVIRPMMYIALSYDHRIIDGKESVSFLVRVKQLLEDPARLLLDV
- a CDS encoding glycerophosphodiester phosphodiesterase family protein, translating into MLTRFGLLAFCLAFLLGCTPKTYLRVPKQGLSEYLKPEAGKPTLISAHRGGGDYAGYPENCLESFAYLAKQAAMIIECDIGLTQDSVLVMLHDDALDRTTTGKGKLNAVSYAYTQSLHLKDNAGTTTKFRMPTLEQVLNWGKGKVIYTLDVKRTVPFEKVVDLIHRTHTEDNCVVITYNAQDAAKVYRLDPSLMISVTIRNEAEYNRHHDLGIPDNRMVAFVGTREPSAEHYAFLHKKGISCILGTLGNLDKMAQAKGDQVYVNFAKNGADIMSTDRPLEMAKALQKK
- a CDS encoding MBL fold metallo-hydrolase → MEKELLEEKTQTHGSEYDVADDVAGIKVVFVNVYMIGKPGEGNPWVLVDAAIPNSASRLIKEAETRFGKDNPPQAIVLTHGHFDHTGALEDLLKTWGNIPVYAHPLEMPFLTGKSHYPPPDPTAGNGAMAALSFLFPTRPLDISGRVQPIPHDGFIEELPDWRFIHTPGHAPGHVSLFRDKDKVLIAGDAFVTTNQNSVFSVATQKLELHGPPSYFTCDWRAAKKSVRRLAQLKPSAVGTGHGKALRGKEWRSQLQELSDEFDTRALPGSSRYINHPAHTDENGIVSMPTPISYWVAKGLAIGAVAGLSLLAWNRLRK